The genomic interval ATGTCCCCGGAGggacaatttcaagcatatCTGGTTGAGCTTGAACAACTGCAGCACGATCTCTAATTGCTCCTGACCAGTAAGGCCTCAAAGTAGTTGCGACTCCTTCAGCagtgtccatgaaaattaCTTTCTGGATATCAATAAAAGGTGTCTCCTCAGATGCAGCAAAAGCAGCATGTACAGTAGATTAAGTTAATCATGTCATACAGTTGAAACCAAGTGCTTTTGACAAGAAATAGTAGCCCTAACATCAATTTCGCACAGGAACAAATGTTGCATTAATCTAGAAAAAATTGCATGCTCGTAGTTTCAGGACTATACCTGTATGTCACCAGCAGCCAAGAGGTGCTCAACTGAAGGCATGATCTCTCCCTGTAAAAATGTCTCTTATGTAAAACATAAAGTAAAGCAAAAAGGAAGGGAACCTGACTAAATAACAGAAGACTTTTGACCTGGTTGACACATTAATCTTTTAGTACCTTTGGCTCATGATATACAGTATGTAGTGAGTCAACTAGTGGGTGGTTGAATAGAGTTAAGCAACGATCCTCACTGTAGGCAATAAGAGGAATCCTATTCTCCCAAGAGTAAAGACACGCCTGAACATAAAGAGATTGTCAAATGCATTATTACACTAAAACAATAAACTTGCTTCCCTCAACAAGGTAGTACCTCTCTGCAGACATTTGGGTCTAAATTCCCTTTGAAGATTTCCCGGCCTTGCTTACCATATACGAGCAATCCCTAGAATCACAAGAGGCAGACAATAAGGCTCAAATGTACTAATACTATAAGCCCCAGACAAGATAGGAGAAATATGTGCAACAACTGATAATGCATTTGTGTACTGCAAGAGGGCACGGGACTTTGATGACAGACAGAATATGGATATATTTAAGCCGGAATAGCATGGGTACTACACTTCACCCTAGTGCCTTAATGAAGTGCAGAATGCTTGGGTAATGATTTACACTTTACAGTGACGGAACTTGGTTACCATAAACCCTTGAAAATCTAAGAGCTCTTTGAACACAAGAGTTGGTGTGCATCTGATAAAAGATAAAGATTGCAAGGATAAAAGATAAACCTGGCAGAAAACCCCAGGAGAAAACTCTGAAGCAATGCCATCTTTTCCTGCTAAGTCTACCATTTTTAAAATGTTGATAACAGCTGAGCGAGTCTGTTCCAAAGAAGTAACAGCAATAAAACACCATTAATCACTAAATCAACAGCCACAGATAACAATACCAAAGTTACTATGATGGACCATTAAagataaatgaaattttctaTACACCAAGACCAAGATATATAGAAATGTTCTTACTTTTCCTGTTGCTATCACTATCTTCACACCCCTTGATATGACCTCTTTAAGAGCCTTTACAGTTGTTGAACTGATTTGAGTTTTACTGTTGAGAAGGGTGCCTTGTATACCAAGAGAATAAACATAAGGctactaatatatattataaacacAGCCAAAGAATGCCTAGGAGCACAGTAAAGCCTCACACTTACCATCCATATCGCAGAAAATATATTTGAACTTTGGTTTATAATATCGAAGGCTGCCTTCTCTCTTCCTGTCTTTTAACAAAAACTTGGATGATTATCTCACTATAGACACAAATAGACAAACGCAGCTACAGAATGGGTGGAAAATGTATACaatttacaaaccaaattaggTCCAAAGAACATTGGTGTCAAGTGAAaatggaaaaagaagaaaaattaccATCCTGTTTATCCTCGTGAGAAATTGCATTGGTATCAGCATCGGACGCACTTTGAATCAATCCTTTTCCCGCCCACCCAAGGCTCTTCAAGAGaagctcctcctccttctccatTTCCACTTCGGCTTCTTCACTGATCTCATGATCAAATCCTAATAGATGCAACAATCCATGTATCTGCAAGAGTGATCAGTGAATACATTATCAAATGAAAACACCACTCGTCATCACAACATAAACACTTCAGctataaaacataaaacaaagcCAACCATCAGAATGCGTATCTCATCAAGAAGTGTATGCCCCCTTTCTTCTGCTTGTCTCGCAGCTGTCTCAACGGAAATCACAA from Argentina anserina chromosome 2, drPotAnse1.1, whole genome shotgun sequence carries:
- the LOC126785079 gene encoding endoribonuclease YBEY, chloroplastic-like — encoded protein: MLLHLSTLLRTIHPRAHSTLPMARYIQRATFISLTPRLTSILPPQTHRLDASKASLFFNRTLHALCRREWRARPRPSLQICAAQREYRKVRRRAPKRKDKELELNVSICIEEELPEDSEILGVAELLRINVPTALKVAFDGLKDSKYKTRDNAISDVGGFQSVGLSVMLCNDEFIRKLNKEWRDEDHATDVLSMSQHVPELRLPILMLGDIVISVETAARQAEERGHTLLDEIRILMIHGLLHLLGFDHEISEEAEVEMEKEEELLLKSLGWAGKGLIQSASDADTNAISHEDKQDDRKREGSLRYYKPKFKYIFCDMDGTLLNSKTQISSTTVKALKEVISRGVKIVIATGKTRSAVINILKMVDLAGKDGIASEFSPGVFCQGLLVYGKQGREIFKGNLDPNVCREACLYSWENRIPLIAYSEDRCLTLFNHPLVDSLHTVYHEPKGEIMPSVEHLLAAGDIQKVIFMDTAEGVATTLRPYWSGAIRDRAAVVQAQPDMLEIVPPGTSKGSGVKLLLDHLGITPKEIMAIGDGENDIEMLQLASLGVALSNGSEKTKAVANLIGASNDEDGAADAIYRYAF